Proteins from a genomic interval of Rhizoctonia solani chromosome 12, complete sequence:
- a CDS encoding E4 ubiquitin-protein ligase UFD2, whose amino-acid sequence MAQLALVACCFPIIRKAMLFGKSQAPVQSSKMEMIYHGYPNTILCYPHLPGFPLNPHVRCRLAQYFHTNYQEWTFHAWLAFIPDCAERWGKLRIPEGDSVCCAAVVNPLLLYGKRDSSFYKFQRDLNENFCNQPCNMVNAFGYGRLDFIIALTLPRSKKFKIDKPTLHILAHITEAKGAEGNAATDFVSFTQFGRLIILDVTSVQRVVGQIYTKGVKELGEWYIIDRTLDCCETVFHPAKHPYDDD is encoded by the exons ATGGCTCAACTTGCTTTGGTTGCTTGTTGCTTCCCAATTATCCGCAAGGCAATGCTCTTTGGAAAATCTCAAGCACCCGTCCAATCCAGTAAGATGGAAATGATATACCATGGTT ACCCCAATACAATTCTCTGCTACCCCCATCTGCCTGGATTTCCCCTCAACCCCCACGTACGCTGCCGTCTAGCTCAATATTTCCACACCAACTACCAAGAATGGACTTTCCATGCTTGGTTGGCATTCATTCCTGACTGTGCTGAACGCTGGGGAAAGCTCCGAATCCCAGAAGGTGATAGCGTTTGTTGTGCAGCTGTTGTCAATCCTCTCTTGTTGTACGGCAAGCGTGACTCCTCTTTT TACAAATTTCAAAGGGATTTGAATGAAAACTTTTGTAATCAACCTTGCAACATGGTCAATGCGTTTGGATATGGACGCCTTGACTTTATCATTGCGCTTACGCTCCCACGCAGCAAGAAGTTCAAGATTGACAAGCCAACACTTCATATATTGGCGCATATAACTGAGGCCAAGGGTGCAGAGGGCAATGCAGCAACAGATTTTGTCTCTTTTACACAGTTTGGCCGCTTGATTATTCTTGATGTCACATCAGTTCAGAGGGTTGTTGGCCAAATTTACACTAAGGGCGTCAAGGAGTTAGGGGAGTGGTATATCATTGACCGGACCCTTGACTGTTGCGAAACGGTATTTCATCCGGCCAAGCATCCATACGACGACGATTAA
- a CDS encoding Transposase family Tnp2 protein, producing MSAVARQFPGDKLLKYFGTADSLDNNLELNAGNSEQDVNMGSDKELSTNDLDPSGSQNLDAEDQEETHTYNAIRFHTYKLDGEQSECSDYLRGSWYHIPTPPPSPPSSPPPNQNVPEPLEDEDRFQNLNAIDFCKYDQWYAEPDTGEDVEMHKSHGMIL from the exons ATGTCTGCTGTTGCTAGACAATTTCCTGGGGACAAGTTGCTA AAATACTTTGGTACGGCTGATAGTTTGGATAACAATCTGGAATTGAATGCCGGCAACTCTGAGCAGGACGTCAATATGGGCTCTGACAAGGAGTTATCCACAAATGACCTGGATCCCAGTGGTTCACAA AACTTGGATGCAGAAGACCAGGAGGAAACTCATACAT ACAATGCAATCAGATTTCATACCTACAAATTGGATGGGGAGCAATCTGAGTGCTCTGACTACTTGCGCGGGAGTTGGTACCATATCCCAACACCCCCTCCTTCTCCCCCAAGCTCCCCTCCACCCAACCAGAATGTTCCTGAACCATTAGAGGATGAAGACAGGTTTCAAAACCTCAATGCTATTGATTTTTGCAAGTATGATCAATGGTACGCTGAGCCGGATACTGGTGAAGATGTTGAAATGCATAAGTCTCATGGAATGATACTCTAG
- a CDS encoding UvrD-like helicase carboxy-terminal domain protein has translation MASRAYKQYMKLEAEQRVFEIIETKIDELRDGQFTRENHNVVIGTSNLIPIYRARMSSDLRIIYRVDIVPDRSLKYDHQILKVLCIASRAHIDYGYWARISSSLYRGSYRDEYRDRCNFRLPQSATNQFIYLPAKYPHDDRLFTHDSMNILDEYDGKSATTDSGFERYFPVNKALYNSVRANLEVNLPINLDPLEKSIVHNQNATIVVGRSGTGKTTALVYRMRAIHLQDQASTIRQMVVTRSRVLAKHIKATFLSLIESTSVANKTEAELAVMAEQYKQRSDPALIEFDNELDLREDLPPRFSLLEDSHFPLFISFDKVSSLAVEEKDTTGVIFVQLCSLLEADLIEYEQEQKQCKMPILRSNIIDLDVFESEYWPKFRNMLKFNLNPAFVYSEIMGVIKGSSKSIQDPNGFLSRDEYLAPTRKKLNRTDPGLRAQIYDLFGHYNKIKGERFERDPADRTRPLLKFIANKANNIQEWHAHPSNHLVDFLYVDEVQDNLMMDIHLLGSLCTSVQNTYWAGDTAQTIVAGSAFRIKDLGPYLFGEGAPTELYDSKPMANFTRFNLTGNFRSHTGIVNCAASIVDALYKHFPNSLDHMDPETSRWRGPPPVAFIDTDSEVCTFEQFLLGSSGSHASFGAQQAIIVRSEAVAQTLSPTLAELCPILSITNCKGLEFDDVIIYNFFASSEAPDAWDFVHGSPLKAHRNSKESVPPVYLCNDLKLLYVAITRARKRCWMWDHGPVNEAMQKFWLSQGLITTKRIFEAEGWGSVSSPKEWIEKGQEYFANGMYRLASACLKRGGENSRAQIAMAYHQMSRAKAEMLRGDSRESRSKLCQASRALDACGMDEENSGQIQSARHLRFHSATCLELAHEVREAAKMLIKAGYHEQAIRTLFRQQLIRDGVVLLLAHGSKLGSAVEQELLDYCRMHYFSKCNYELLPPLFKFNVEEQLSYARQKSFRPQLKFLLDQHKRFAELAEIHREDRMLTDALEYFIKDFCEYDRSSSLEEGAKIVFCYSETVFGLESKKSANSINCMRIMLGKLFPHLSSLLPKQRRKFTLFDKLLDRFNDPNWAWIESEQWDQFDSEERIHKTMLVHLSVSDMGWLKNHPSPRRIRDRLAWWMSYNSLIITIVEDSEPSRLPTAQRLLGFNPFRRDLLINSQFIVSKESVIYELSKKERVPTQQNSNGDILFPARWIDKLIKDGLRIPLERRLRQMHNSLNDLGLFKAADLATNACAARKPASPELYSCLSHQDKVKILLLGLSSISSICDVLLSICGPEKTQPSVPRLWIQSLFDTIYSSTGLIREFDPTWLCDHSLTTDNLVTFLKKFISSVGPEATFNTGFSSLVIGHSLVMCFRESAYEGNIGPIRLNNSSHTCRNQLDDLDLNERLMGDYISSFFDWSDFNGLTNAITTLSI, from the exons ATGGCCTCTCGAGCGTATAAACAATACATGAAACTGGAGGCAGAGCAAAGGGTTTTCGAGATTATAGAAACAAAAATCGA TGAGCTTCGAGATGGCCAATTCACGCGGGAAAATCATAATGTTGTCATTGGAACTTCAAATCTTATCCCGATTTACCGAGCGCGAATGAGCAGTGATCTTAGGATTATATACCGCGTAGATATTGTTCCAGATCGCTCTCTCAAA TATGATCATCAAA TCTTGAAGGTTCTCTGTATTGCTTCTCGAGCTCATATAGACTACGGCTATTGGGCTCGCATTTCGTCATCTCTTTATCGAGGATCCTATAGAGATGAATACAGAGACCG ATGCAACTTCCGGTTGCCACAAAGTGCAACAAATCAGTTCATTTACTTGCCAGCCAAGTATCCACACGACGATAGGTTATTCACCCACGATTCAATGAATATATTGGACGAATACGACGGAAAGTCT GCTACTACCGACTCTGG ATTCGAAAGATACTTTCCTGTCAATAAGGCGTTGTACAACT CCGTTCGTGCTAATCTGGAAGTCAATCTTCCAATAAATCTGGA TCCCCTTGAAAAGTCAATTGTTCACAATCAGAATGCCACAATCGTAGTTGGAAGGAGTGGCACCG GAAAAACAACTGCTCTAGTCTATAGGATGCGTGCCATTCATCTACAGGATCAAGCATCCACAATTCGTCAAATGGTTGTCACTCGCTCACGCGTACTGGCCAAGCACATCAAGGCTACCTTTCTTAGTCTCATCGAATCAACTAGCGTTGCCAATAAGACCGAAGCTGAACTCGCTGTCATGGCTGAACAATATAAACAACGGTCCGACCCAGCCTTGATTGAATTCGATAATGAGCTTGATCTCCGAGAAGATCTCCCGCCTAGGTTCTCTCTGCTTGAAGATTCACACTTTCCTCTTTTTATTTCCTTTGATAAAGTAAGCAGTTTAGCTGTAGAAGAAAAGGATACCACTGGAGTGATATTCGTACAGTTGTGTTCTCTGCTTGAGGCGGATTTGATTGAATACGAACAAGAGCAAAAGCAATGCAAAATGCCGATTCTTCGCAGCAATATCATTGACCTTGA TGTATTCGAGTCGGAATATTGGCCGAAATTCAGGAACATGCTCAAATTTAATCTTAACCCTGCTTTCGTATACTCCGAAATTATGGGAGTAATCAAGGGGTCGTCAAAATCAATACAAGATCCTAATGGGTTCCTCAGTCGGGATGAGTATCTAGCACCAACACGGAAAAAACTTAACCGAACAGACCCGGGTTTGAGAGCGCAAATATACGATCTATTTGGACATTACAATAAAATTAAGGGAGAAAGATTCGAGAGAGATCCAGCTGACAG AACCCGACCTCTTCTAAAGTTCATCGCCAATAAGGCCAACAACATTCAAGAATGGCACGCACATCCGTCAAATCACCTGGTAGACTTCTT GTATGTAGACGAAGTTCAAGACAATCTGATGATGGATATCCACC TACTGGGATCGTTATGTACAAGTGTGCAGAATACGTACTGGGCCGGTGATACCGCTCAAACAATTGTTGCTGGGAGTGCATTCCGGATTAAGGATCTGGGCCCCTATTTGTTTGGCGAG GGGGCTCCAACGGAGCTGTATGACTCAAAGCCTATGGCAAATTTCACTAGGTTTAATCTCACTGGAAATTTTCGAAGTCATACTGGGATTGTAAACTGTGCGGCTTCAATTGTCGATGCACTCTACAAGCACTTTCCAAACTCTTTGGACCATATGGATCCCGAAACCTCAAGATGGAGAGGGCCACCACCAGTTGCGTTCATAGACACTGACTCTGAAGTTTGTACTTTTGAACAATTTTTATTGGGATCAAG CGGATCCCATGCTTCATTTGGTGCACAGCAAGCCATCATTGTTCGGTCCGAAGCTGTTGCCCAAACATTAAGCCCGACATTAGCTGAACTATGCCCAATTTTATCGATTACCAACTGCAAAG GGCTAGAATTCGACGATGTTATAATATACAATTTTTTCGCGAGCTCAGAGGCCCCGGACGCTTGGGATTTCGTTCATGGTAGTCCCCTCAAGGCCCATAGGAACTCTAAGGAGTCTGTTCCTCCCGTATATTTATGTAATGACTTGAAGCTGTTATACGTAGCAATTACTCGGGCCCGGAAACGCTGTTGGATGTGGGATCATGGCCCTGTTAATGAAGCAATGCAG AAATTTTGGCTCTCTCAAGGACTAATCACAACTAAACGAATATTCGAAGCGGAGGGATGGGGCTCAG TATCTAGCCCAAAGGAATGGATTGAAAAAGGCCAAGAATATTTTGCCAATGGAATGTATAGGCTGGCTTCCGCTTGCCTAAAACGAGGCGGAGAGAACTCAAGAGCTCAGATCGCGATGGCTTATCACCAAATGTCTAGAGCTAAGGCCGAAATGCTTCGCGGAGACTCGAGAGAAAGTCGTTCAAAGCTTTGTCAGGCTTCTCGAGCTTTAGATGCCTGTGGAATGGACGAAGAGAACTCTGGACAGATTCAAAGCGCTAGACACTTGAGATTCCACTCAGCAACTTGCTTGGAACTTGCTCACGAGGTCCGTGAAGCCGCGAAAATGTTAATCAAAGCAGGGTATCACGAACAAGCCATTCGTACTCTTTTCAGGCAACAGCTAATCCGGGATGGGGTGGTGCTGTTACTGGCGCACGGCAGCAAGTTGGGAAGCGCCGTCGAGCAAGAGTTACTGGACTATTGTCGAATGCACTATTTTAGTAAATGCAACTATGA GTTGTTACCTCCCCTATTCAAATTCAATGTTGAAGAACAGCTGAGCTATGCACGACAAAAAAGCTTTCGCCCGCAACTGAAATTTCTTCTTGATCAACACAAGCGTTTTGCTGAGCTGGCAGAAATCCATCGGGAAGATCGAATGCTAACCGATGCACTTGAATATTTTATCAAGGATTTTTGCGAATACGACCGTAGCTCTAGCTTAGAAGAGGGGGCGAAAATAGTATTTTGCTACTCTGAGACCGTATTTGGGCTTGAGTCCAAGAAGTCTGCTAACTCAATCAATTGCATGAGAATAATGCTTGGCAAATTGTTTCCACATTTATCCTCCCTCCTACCCAAGCAGAGAAGAAAG TTTACGCTATTCGACAAGCTTCTTGACAGGTTTAATGACCCAAATTGGGCTTGGATCGAATCTGAGCAGTGGGACCAGTTTGATTCGGAGGAGCGAATCCACAAAACAATGCTCGTTCACCTTTCGGTCAGTGACATGGGTTGGCTTAAAAATCATCCGTCTCCGCGACGTATCCGAGACCGCCTTGCCTGGTGGATGTCATATAACTCACTCATTATAACTATCGTCGAAGACTCTGAGCCTAGTCGACTTCCCACAGCTCAGAGGTTACTAGGCTTTAATCCATTCCGGCGAGATCTTCTTATCAATAGTCAATTCATTGTCTCTAAGGAGTCCGTCATTTACGAGCTCAGTAAGAAGGAGCGAGTTCCAACTCAACAAAATTCAAACGGCGACATATTATTCCCGGCCAGATGGATTGATAAACTTATTAAAGATGGGCTACGAATACCTCTAGAACGGCGGTTACGGCAAATGCATAACAGCCTCAATGATCTTGGCTTGTTCAAAGCTGCCGACCTGGCTACTAACGCGTGCGCTGCTAGAAAGCCGGCTTCTCCTGAATTGTATTCATGTCTTAGCCATCAAGACAAAGTTAAaatcctcctccttggcttgTCTTCAATCTCCTCCATCTGTGATGTGTTGCTTAGTATTTGTGGTCCCGAAAAGACCCAGCCAAGCGTTCCACGGCTATGGATCCAAAGCCTATTCGATACAATCTATTCCAGTACTGGCCTGATTCGGGAATTCGATCCAACCTGGTTGTGCGACCACAGCTTGACCACGGATAATCTAGTCACTTTTCTCAAAAAATTCATTTCAAGCGTTGGCCCAGAGGCAACATTTAATACCGGATTTTCGTCTCTGGTGATCGGTCATAGCTTGGTTATGTGCTTTAGGGAAAGTGCATATGAAGGAAACATAGGGCCCATAAGGTTGAATAATTCAAGTCATACGTGCAGAAATCAGCTTGACGATCTAGACCTGAACGAGCGTCTAATGGGAGATTACATATCTTCATTCTTTGACTGGAGCGACTTCAACGGGTTGACAAATGCCATTACTACGCTTAG CAtatag
- a CDS encoding low temperature requirement protein LtrA, with product MAHHFHHEKVGIYEFMMIRDVTDLWRCYAQHIHEQQPHRTIHQFGPGNVHFHGKSFDDHDSEHSHHYSFKNLIRPPVVRQWIHLGKIHREHTERVPSRLELFFDLVFVAIAHQLSEAVAENASAAGLAKFVLIFYPTWSLWSEFRNFVNASGTDDVLQRLAVLWLMALLVGYTANASAIQLGAHESTEASTGAVHVALGSILAEAGHEPSTAEAVSSHYARDPALVTATAFFLVAKFSRVAFLIWYAIALPMFRSSFLLQIAYQMLNFFVYLPLLVVRSPAAIITLASLGMGTDYLLRYFVGIPIVLNNKLTKKILSRFTHEDLEAHHKGIDPTATTNIEHFIERTAAFVVIVLGEVVLSVVYHATRADIGFKSIYGSAVSGLIIAFNFCWLYFDAECSHTFVHAMRRHWFTSITFTNLHFPLCASLILVSAATSRMTQHTEEVTSAIRWYFGGGLGVALISMALIGATHRGLDPTGTSRLGRFTQLGFRVAVGIVMILLPLSDLSPLNLLGTSAGLTSFLVVEETYGKLRRGEPLAKPSAAEQDVIDAREHSAEDRPDATRIDSNLESGSVESGIKEVKTQ from the exons ATGGCTCACCATTTTCACCACGAAAAGGTCGGTATCTACGAATTTATGATGATACGTGACGTGACTGACCTGTGGAGATGCTATGCCCAACATATTCATGAACAACAGCCACACCGCACAATACATCAATTCGGACCTGGGAACGTTCACTTTCACGGAAAGTCGTTCGACGACCATGACAGCGAACACTCGCACCACTACTCTTTCAAGAACCTCATACGTCCCCCCGTCGTCAGACAGTGGATCCATCTTGGCAAAAT tcatcgCGAGCATACGGAACGCGTTCCATCTCGTTTGGAACTTTTCTTCGACTTGGTATTTGTTGCCATTGCGCATCAGCTGAGCGAAGCTGTCGCCGAAAATGCCAGTGCCGCCGGTCTCGCCAAATTCGTGTTGATATTCTA CCCAACTTGGTCTCTCTGGAGCGA ATTTCGCAATTTTGTCAATGCTTCTGGTACTGATGAT GTTCTCCAAAGACTTGCTGTACTATGGTTGATGGCGCTGCTCGTCG GCTATACCGCCAATGCATCCGCCATACAGCTGGGTGCACACGAATCAACTGAGGCGAGCACCGGAGCAGTTCACGTGGCCCTGGGCAGCATACTCGCTGAGGCTGGTCACGAGCCCAGCACCGCCGAAGCCGTCTCATCTCATTACGCTCGGGACCCAGCGCTCGTGACCGCCACCGCATTCTTCTTGGTCGCCAAGTTTAGCCGAGTCGCGTTCTTGAT TTGGTATGCGATTGCGTTGCCCATGTTCCGGTCGTCCTTTTTGCTTCAGATTGCATATCAAATGCTCAACTTTTTTGTGTACCTCCCGTTACTCGTCGTGCGTTCGCCTGCAGCAATTATTACTCTAGCCAGCCTGGGTATGGGCACCGATTATCTCCTTCG CTACTTTGTCGGGATTCCGATTGTTCTTAATAACAAGTTGACAAAGAAGATCCTAAGTCGTTTTACACACGAAGATCTCGAGGCACATCATAAAGGCATTGACCCAACGGCAA CAACCAATATCGAACATTTCATCGAGCGAACAGCCGCATTCGTTGTCATCGTACTTGGCGAAGTCGTTCTCAGTGTTGTATACCATGCGACGAGGGCTGATATCGGAttcaagag TATCTATGGGAGCGCCGTTTCCGGGCTTATCATCGCATTCAACTTTTGCTGGCTCTATTTTGACGCAGAGTGCAGCCATACATTTGTGCACGCAATGAGGCGACACT GGTTCACCTCGATCACTTTCACCAACCTGCATTTCCCTCTGTGCGCTTCTCTGATTCTCGTGTCTGCGGCCACATCGCGGATGACTCAACACACTGAAGAGGTCACCTCGGCTATTCGATGGTACTTTGGAGGCGGACTCGGGGTCGCTTTAATTTCCATGGCTCTGATCGGCGCTACCCACCGTGGGCTGGACCCTACGGGAACATCAAGGCTCGGTCGC TTTACTCAGCTTGGCTTCCGCGTCGCTGTTGGCATCGTCATGATCCTCCTACCCCTGTCCGATCTTTCTCCGCTCAACCTGCTCGGAACAAGCGCCGGTTTGACATCGTTCCTCGTGGTCGAAGAGACATACGGAAAGCTCCGCCGCGGAGAACCTTTGGCGAAGCCGAGCGCGGCTGAACAGGATGTGATCGACGCGAGGGAGCATTCTGCTGAAGATCGACCGGACGCAACGCGCATAGACTCGAACCTCGAGTCGGGATCGGTAGAAAGTGGGATCAAGGAGGTCAAGACACAGTGA